ACGAAATAATCTCAAAAACACATAAATATATGAGTTAAGTTATGTTACCGCAATTACTTTGTGATCATTACGTTAAATCAAACAATGTAAGTGAACtaagtttaaaagaaaacgttaATATTGAACTAGTCATAAGTGATTTAAACGTTCAAGTCCCATCAGTGACAGAAATGGAAGTTGAGCTAGCAAACCAAAGAGCAAACCAAAGTTATCTTATTTGTTGTCAAGATGACAAAAAACGCGATTAAACTGTTACGTGTAGTAATAGTTCCTGCCTGATATCTACCTTCCATAAAAGTTGTGTAGTCCCACCAAGAAAACGATTTAGTAACAATTGGATGTGTAAAACGTGTACAAATGctttaaaaaaggtaaaaatgaaTAGCGAGAACAACGTCCCCAGTACTAAGAAAGCTTTGGGTGGAAAACGTAAGGTCCTCAGCGCAAAGAATGTGTAATTTGATATGGTTATTCATTACATGTAATTAAATACAACCGAGGGCGGTACTATCGATGGCATAGCGTTCATAAGGCAACAGCATACAACAACAATTTTATCAATGAACGCATTTCTATTAAAATCAATATTCATTTCAGGAATCTTTATTGGACCACGAAGGATTGTATACTTTTTCCTTAAGTTACCTATTCCTCTCTCAATGTGTATTCTCTCATTAGAAATGATCCGCGAAAATTCTGTCTCAGACCCTTCTAGCTGCGGTCTAAGTCCCTTAAAAGCAGGAGTTACTAATGTAGCGCCAAGTGCCTCGATTTCTTCACCTATCAAAAATCCATGATCTTCCATTACTTGATCTCCTTCTTTTACATATTTGACAAATCCAGATTGCCTTACAACTTCTACATCTGTGCTGCGGCCACCGAATCCTTTGGAACAAAAGTTAATTGATCCCTGTGGGGTCATGCTCACCATATATTTTGCGGTATGATGAGACTTATATTTGGAATAACATGAAGCCTTATCAATGATGTTTGAATGCATCTCGCAGTTAATCTCAAAACAGTCTAGTATAGCGATACAATTCGGATAATGTTTTCTGAAAGACAGTGGCATTGTAAGTTTATATGCCTTACTATCAGGCCAAAGCAATAAAGCAGGTGGAAGACGAACGTACATTACATCTATAAATTTCTCAATGTAACGTTTTACTGTTGTACGATGAATGTCAAATCTGTAAGCAAGGTCTTTGTTTCCCAAATTTAATCTAAGCTTCATAAGAGTTAAAATGAATTGTTCTTTAAGTGAAATTTTGAATCTGGGATCATGATGTAAAGCAGGATGTAAAGCATCAAAAATATCAGAAAGTACTAAACATTGAAAACTTCAGCAACAGATTCTTCTTTAATGTTTGGtgatgtttttatttcttgcatGAAATTCAGTGTTAGAAAATGTCACGATGAAACTAAAATAATGAGTTACCTGTATTAAGTCCGGTGTCATTTTTTCACCAATACAAGTTTTCAACAAATCTCTTTTTTGCCTCCGTATGTATCTACTACTTGTTTTGGTTGAAGTTTGTCCACCAACATCAATACTGGGTAACCAATCTGGATGAGTCTCGTCTGCATTATTGCTAGGTTTCCCTAAATATAGATATAGGTACAACTAAATGGTGTTGTATGTACACGATAAGTTGCTTTTGCAGTTACCATTTATGAAATGCTTCCCAAAAACTAAAATCTCCAAATTAGGTGGCAAATATAAATTCAACTTCTGCACCTTAAGTCAAGCcactcttcttctttgttgtttcTCTTTATTAGAAGGTGTACAACGTGCATTAACTTTTGGTATTCGGAAACCCACGATGAAACTGTCAAGTATTTTGAACTTTACGAACTGACGTTTGATcaaacaaagggaaaaaattgcAGAAGCGTCtgcttttacatgtaaacacagttctctaaaaatttatttttaaaaaaagaaacgaagatgttggttgaaaaaaattttattaaatcaCCAAAAAATTAACGTAcactttaaaattaaaataaagtttcaattccttcTAATAATAACACAGGAAACAAACAACCGGTTTTTACGAGAGGAAAAGATGGGACGAATCCGACAATACGCAATTGGGATCAATGCGAGAACttgcaactcagcatccgctCAGGGTCTATCTTCAATTTAGATTTAATTTAATTCtaatcaatattttatttttgttttggtttttagAATATTAAAGCGTACTATACAGG
This sequence is a window from Daphnia magna isolate NIES linkage group LG7, ASM2063170v1.1, whole genome shotgun sequence. Protein-coding genes within it:
- the LOC123466376 gene encoding uncharacterized protein LOC123466376 is translated as SDIFDALHPALHHDPRFKISLKEQFILTLMKLRLNLGNKDLAYRFDIHRTTVKRYIEKFIDVMYVRLPPALLLWPDSKAYKLTMPLSFRKHYPNCIAILDCFEINCEMHSNIIDKASCYSKYKSHHTAKYMVSMTPQGSINFCSKGFGGRSTDVEVVRQSGFVKYVKEGDQVMEDHGFLIGEEIEALGATLVTPAFKGLRPQLEGSETEFSRIISNERIHIERGIGNLRKKYTILRGPIKIPEMNIDFNRNAFIDKIVVVCCCLMNAMPSIVPPSVVFNYM